The following proteins are co-located in the Candidatus Deferrimicrobiaceae bacterium genome:
- the flgC gene encoding flagellar basal body rod protein FlgC, with protein MDIFKSLKVSASGLSAQRKWMDTIASNLANAKATRTPEGGPYKRRDPIFMAEDVEEPGAAPEASRVGVKVPQIALDQSQPNMVFEPGSPDANAEGYVAYPNVSVVEEMANMVTASRSYEANLQAFNAFKSMATKTLDMFR; from the coding sequence ATGGACATCTTCAAATCGCTGAAAGTGAGCGCCTCGGGCCTTTCGGCGCAGCGCAAGTGGATGGATACGATCGCTTCCAACCTGGCCAACGCCAAGGCGACGCGCACCCCCGAAGGCGGCCCCTACAAGCGGCGCGACCCGATCTTCATGGCCGAGGACGTCGAGGAGCCGGGCGCCGCCCCCGAAGCTTCCCGCGTGGGCGTCAAGGTGCCGCAGATCGCGCTCGACCAGTCGCAACCCAACATGGTGTTCGAGCCGGGCAGCCCCGACGCCAACGCCGAGGGGTATGTGGCCTACCCCAACGTCAGCGTCGTCGAGGAGATGGCGAACATGGTCACCGCCAGCCGCTCCTACGAGGCCAACCTCCAGGCATTCAACGCGTTCAAGTCGATGGCGACGAAGACGCTCGACATGTTCCGGTAA
- the fliE gene encoding flagellar hook-basal body complex protein FliE, with protein MSQISIIPGISSPAMTPRVAPSGGKGDGSLFLDSLKEAMSDVNDTQKAMNTSIVDLQAGKGALHETMIQVEKADLSFKMLMQVRNKVLEAYKEIMRMSV; from the coding sequence ATGTCGCAGATCAGCATCATCCCAGGAATTTCCTCCCCCGCCATGACGCCGCGCGTCGCCCCGTCCGGCGGCAAGGGCGACGGCTCGCTCTTCCTCGACTCGCTCAAGGAAGCGATGTCAGACGTCAACGACACCCAGAAGGCGATGAACACGTCGATCGTCGACCTTCAGGCCGGCAAGGGCGCCCTTCACGAGACGATGATCCAGGTCGAGAAGGCCGACCTCTCCTTCAAGATGCTCATGCAGGTCCGCAACAAAGTGCTCGAGGCTTACAAGGAAATCATGCGGATGAGCGTCTAG